ccatagtcaTTATTATTTCACTGATTGCGTCCACCTGCTCCTTGTTTGCACCATTAGTTAAGCCCTCAGTTTTTCCCAGTTGCTTGTCTTGTATTGTTTTTGCATTGAGGAACCTGTTGCTggtttcccaatttctgtttattttcttgCCTCACAtgaattatctttattattaaacctcgctcctctgacctctaaaggtgctctagcgacagacagtTAGATTGGTTGCCAGGTTCACCAAGGATAAATCTAAAAGACCCAAGATTGGGGAATGGCATATACTGGAATGTTGCTAAAAGCATAAAATATTTGGTAGATAACTTGTTTGACTCCAGTGAtctcattaaaaataaacagatttgcACTACACCACTATTTTGCAGCATCTTCAGTTATTACAGAAGTGTGAAGGGTTAAATGTAACCATGAGTTTTGCATAGAAGTTACATCTAGCATATGTTAATAATCATTGAAGTAAACAGATgcacacacttttacacatgaATTAAGGCAGAATATCCTAGCATGTCCACATCACAGGGCACATAATGCAACAAACTTCTGAAAGGGCAAGAGAAACATACAACATAAGCAGTGCGGGGAACCAGGATTGAGAACTGCTGACCTATATAATATACTAGAATCAACTAATTATCTTCACAAACATAGTTATTAGGTCAGACAACCCTGAGGGATTAGTGATATGTGGGTGTGTTGGCCTAAAGAATCAAAAGAGTACGATCTGTTCATCCATTTGGGTTTAGCAATGAATGATGTGATGCATGGCGGCGATTCAAGGCATCAGTCAGGATTACATATCAGAACATGGACTGTAAGAAGGGTATGGATAACAAGGATAACAAGGATTAGGTTTTTCACACATACAAGCACAGGCATTAGAGTAATTGGGTCAAGGAGTTAAGGTAAGGCCAAAGGTGAGCTGAATGTGAACCCAATCAAGCAGTGTGTCAGCTTGTCTGCAGTTACATCTGCAGTGCTTCCGGTCATAATTAATGGACTGTTGCTTTGCAGTGCTGGGATGTGAGGATTAGAGGTCTGGGCTTGATACACAGAGGTTAACGACTTGATGATAGATGATTATTTGAAGGGAAATATTTCATTTATAGGCATCCAGTAATCACAAATTCTAATGTAGATCCAATCCaaaaggattcattcattcattttcttttggcttagtcccttatttatgaggggccgccacagcgaaatgaaccgccaaatattccagcatatgttttatgcagcggatgtcctaccagccacaacccagtactgggaaacacgcactcctgcattcacactcaaacactatggcccatttagttcattcaattcacctataccacatgtctttggactgtgggggaaaccggaacacctggaggaaacctacgtgaacacagggagaacatgcaaactccacacaactaACTGGCCCAGCTGTAAGGCTGTCAACAGTGCTaacactaagccaccatgccagcCAATACAATAGGATCTCCTATTTAAATAAATTCACATCTAAATTTGCTTCTTTTTTTCAGATCGGCCCAGGATCCGCATGCCCCGTGCCCTGAGGTCCAAATACATCAGGCATGCTGGAGAACAGATCAATCTTGTCATCCCGTTCAGTGTAAGTTTAGATTTGTATATCAAGGGTTAATGGTTACTTTTTTCCACAATAAGTTTGTTTGcccctaaagggatagttcacccatttatttattttagataccCTCTACTAGTTCCACACCTgttagagtttctttcttctattgagcATAAATAATATTTAGACGGATGCTACTGGCTTCTTTTTTATCTTCTATGGATGTCAGAttctaccagtttccaacatttatcaaaataaatttagtagaaagaaacttataaaagttTGAAACATTTTGAATGGCCCTGTTAGGATCTCCAAATGTGAGACATCATGGCCAATATctgcttatatatttatttatttttttatctgtctGTTTGCATATGCACAATAAACTTGATTTGATAGTGTGCCTCAACCAGCAAGATGCTTGACACATGCACACTAAACAGCATATGTGTCCGCTGATATCTACAAAAGTCATGAGCAACAAAAATGTCTCTATATTTATGATCAGAATACTCATAATCGATTTCCTAATCTATATTGTATGCAGAGCTTGACATTAACCTTGTTGATTACCAGCCTCTGTGACTAGGAGATtcccaacattactagccacccgccattttcactagccacacttttgttgttgggaatatatattttatgtgcgtaaatttgactttgacatgctaaaattacttgatttagatgttgtgttgtccacatgcctcctcagtCATTTAACTTTTTCTCTGTGTTGTGTTTAAGCCTGCTtaatgtgcatgagcaaatgtgtTGCGTCACATTGCAGTTAGTTTGTATTTCACATCAAGGGCTCAAAATTTCCAAAAATTTCctaaatttatctctgaccacaccaaaagtaaataaattgtaagccacaaattttaaatatgtcaaaacaagcaaaatatagcttaaCATGCACCTTTTCATTCAACAActgatctttaaaaaaatacctTTAAAGAATAATTACTGTCATTTATATAAAATGTGCACAACAATATTTAATAGACCTATCTAAAGGttccagatcagcagttaactacacataaatggggagttaatctcatattaaagcaatgttattgtaaaaaaaaaaaaaaaagattataaactatattaacaaaaataactgtgaaaaaaaaaaaaaaaaaaaaaaaacattctaagcCTAAACACTAGTCCCACAAGTCCCAAAACCAACAGTggcgaagaaaaaaaaacttcaactgacgaagtgaaagaaaaaaaaaaaacttgtgagaaaccaggctctgttgggcacaaccatttttcttctggccaaacttcctgtgtgaAGCTGCAgcctaggcaccggaggctggagaactcgtggagaactgcaggtgtgagtaggtcaccggtcGGTGTTCAAGCTGGCCTATAGGATCAATGTggggactcgtctgtcactggggtctttcaggtcTTATGAACTCCACtgctccatgaccaccacagcatcagctcaggatatggcctggtccaggattatggataccttggtatcatttcttcacaggtcttggattgcaTCAATGGTGCTACATAATCTCTGGGGGCCTTGGGATGAGTATACTCAGGTGGAAAAAGAGAATAAAGACAATATTCCAGATGACAACAGGTAAAGGTGTAACAGAGGTCAGTCACTGAAGTGCTGTGGGGGAAAAAAACCTCCCTCCTCTGACCGGAGAAGGTGCTCCAGTGACAGAGGTTGGAGATTGTCTTTCGCATCCTTGTTAGAACAACTGACTCGCATTCGAAGAGTCGACGATTCGAACGCAGCTCAAATGTGTCAATCACACTGTTCAAATGTGTTTGGGAGCAGTAGGACTAAAGGGGACAACACGATTTAACCCTGTCTGCTTCTCTAGGTTAATGTTGACGACCCAATTTCTTTGTAAGTGAATTCATTTTATTGGTTTGAGACATTTCAATAGTCTGTGGAGATTGCTAGGAACACGTCCCCTCTGTCCTTACTAATTCTACACCCCAAACTGCATGTAAGATAtacaatatgtataaaaaaattgtGATGCTGCGATTTTTTTTAACTGACATTTGCCCGACTCTGGACTCAAACTCAAGTTGGAACACTTGTAATAACATTTTAGTGGCATCCATATGCAttgaacttaaaaatatgatttatacAACATGATTTGAAGGCACCAACAGGTTGGTGAGCCTGGTTGGTGAGCATGGTTTCCAAACAAGGTGTCAGCTTACAGTTCTGTGAAAGAAACTTGCATAGTGTTGCTTTAAACACAGGCACAATTACCAATAAACTGACTACCACAATTCTTAGTAAATCACAGAACTTTAAACACTTAAATGCTCTCAtcctaaaaaaaaatatgcatccAAATGGAAACCACAAATGCATACGCAATAACATCCATGCCTGTTCAGATATAatactttgtttttaaatattttgcattgACACAATTATTTTCTAAATTTCATAGACTGTTTAAGAATCCATGggaatttttttattgtattcgAACAATTGCTtcttattacattttacatttgctaTCACATCTATTTTAGTCTCTAATCTGAGTGAACACTCACTCCGTCAAGTCCCTTGCTACCTCTAATGTTTCCTAATGCTCCATTTTTTCTAGGGCAAACCTAAACCTGTCATATCATGGACCAAGAATGGCCAGCCTTTGGATACGAAGAAGGTGAATGTCCGAAACAGCGACAAGGATAGCATTCTGTTTATCCGCAAGGCTGAGAGAGATGATTCAGGCAGCTATGAGATGAGTGTAAAGGTCGACAGCTTCGAGGACAAGACTACCCTCATAATTCAGATTGTCGGTGAGACACGCTATGATCTAGAGACCGCTCATTTCAGCGCTCTTATCTATTTCTGTCCCCACTTTTCATTCTTAATCCATTCCTTGACACCTCTGTTTACGGAGTAAGACCTCGCAGTGTAAAATGATCTATACTAAGGAGGCTAAATCATTTTTAATGGACATGTGTAGATCTGCCCGGTCCTCCAGTCTCGGTCAAGCTCGTGGACTCTTGGGGCTTCAATGCAGCTCTGGAATGGACTCCACCTAAAGACAACGGCAATACTGAGATCACAGGATACACCGTTCAGAAGGCTGACAAGAAAACTggagtgagtaaatgatagcTGGTGCATTACAGGGCTCAATGTTACAAGAAATGTCTGTCAGCATATTAGTTCCTCACTCATAAAATACATTGCAGTATACTTCCCTTTTATTTTAAGGAACAGCGATCTTAGAGGCTGAGAAAGATTGCGCATTTGATAAACCTTTAAAGAACTTAAAGGGAAGTTGAACTGTCTTGTCTTCACATGAAGACTGTCAATTAACCTATATTTCTCAGCTGCCAAACTACGGTGTGACGTTTCAAGAGTCAGTCAAACAAagtgacatcttttaaaaacaggaATCATGCCGTTATAATAAGTCAGTAATGAAAGCTCAAAAATATTCTTGTGGgcttatatatattgtaatagtaTCCCATCAAGTAAGAGTGATGATTATTTTATACACAATTCTACACACAGGAAGTTTATATTGTATGACTTCCATTTTATAAAAACTAttcaggtaacactttattttgatgatctatTTGAGTGtttgtagactgtctgcttagtaTCTGTTGATACTTCTCCCTCAACAGGCaataactgactataagaaactttgcaagtacatgtcatctGAAGCCTCATTCAAGCGACTCATAGTAGCAAAGCGACAAGCAACCGTTCATTTTAACAGATATTGAGTGACTAATGGCGACTTCCGTCTACACAAGCGACAATGACAGTTGGCGACCAGGTGGGCATGTCGAGAGATGCGAAAAAGTTGAGAATTCTTCAACtctatgcaaatgaagagcgactttcttgagcgCCAGCCAATAAGAACACTAGTAGAGCTCCCTCcctcagctcgctcagaggccggttgtattcgTGCTGTCTTTGCCTACACACCCCTGCGTTTGAAGCTAGTCGCCACCCAGAAAGACATAGGCAGCTACAAAGTTGTAGCTAGTCTGAATGAGGcattacactaaccccaacctcaaccctaaccccaatctaacagtctacttataatctaatgagaattagttgtcaTGCAGATGCAATGAAATTTAAtttcaacaaacgaaccatcaaaataaagtgtaatgaGGGTTGGGATGAAaacattaatgcttttttttacttttatttattttatttttttttgactgattACTGTTTTTTTAGTGGTCAGTTTACAAAGCATCTCTAGTTTGTTCAGCTatgttaaataaattgtttgaatGCATGATTCTGTCAGTTCATTATGACAGAGACTTGCTTTGTCCTACTGGTAGTCCCGTATTTATCCATAACACACCTAAAGGTAACGCATACACTTGTTTTAGTGGTTTATGAGCACTTATATATGTATTACAGTCTATAAAACACCTATTTCATTGCCTTAAAATGCCCCTACACCTAAACCAAATATTCACAGGGAACTTGTGGCAATTTTGAATGTGAAAAGAGCACGTTAAATATGATTTTGAACAGTTCCGATTTATGAGGACACAGggcatgtccttataaaccatcTCAACATTGTAATTCCTACGCCATGCCCAtgatataactttatttattgctTATACTGattcatttaatacagtattgtAGAGGTGTAATCACATTTAACCTTGTTTGGCAGATTTTTGTGCTCAAATTAAAAATCtgtagttatgtttccatccaaaaatgcaaattaactttatgcacaaaactggaatatcgcataaaaagatgtgcgaataaagctgcGTTAcaatccaacgagtcaaagcgaacaaaatcatcacttcctgattaactgccgCCAAATATCAATAGCAAAAACTGATTTTgcagtggtaggagaagctgtgtgaatcttttcttcatttaataaatgacttgcgcctcagaaggcaatcctgacatgcagtaaatttgcggtggcgtttgaaggcatgagacgcggagcacagaccctcttgattctggaggtcattaataatataataacactgatACTGAACCGGttaatgcattttagaatgaccaaaacaatattacagatgttttacaatgtggtcagcctgctggtttatccatttgCGCACATTTTTCATCAACACATGATCTTTTCTAACAAAACTgcactaatttttttttatgcggatactggaatttgtttggtaaaagtgtttccatcgtagtttgtgcatcttttcttatcgaataaaaagtttatcctattaAGTTATGTGCATATCTTTTTTAAGCGCATTTTAAAAATTAGTGCACATCAAATTTATGCCATTtccatcaaacttttttttatgtgcatgtgCGTTCTAAACAATAACCATATTTTACTGACATTGAACATTTAATTACGatatgtatataattaatagAATAAACAATTTTTTGGGGACACGGTGGCGctataggtagtgctgtcgcatcccagcaagaaggtcgctggttcgagcctcggctggttcagttggcgtttctgtgtggagtttgcatgttctacccgtgtttcctccgagtgctccagtttcccccacaatccaaagacatgcagtacaggtgaattgggtacgcttaattgtccgtagcgtatgagtgtgtatggatgtttcccagagatgggttgcagctgaaagggcatctgctgcgtaaaaacatatgctggataagttggcagttcattcgctgtgtcgaccccggattaaaaaaggtactaagccgaaatgaaaattaatgtatgaataaaCCATTTTCCCCTAAAAAATGTCCAAATAGCTTAAACCACACCCTCACACTTACCTCATTATCCAACAGCAAGCACTGTTTGCagcttcttctcttttttttaagcTGGATGCATGTAACAACACTTAATTTAGCCATCAGCCAAGCCTGTAAATCTAAACGAAGAGTCTTGAGACTCTGCATATGGACGTGACATGTCTATCTATAAGCTTGTATCTGGGTGGCTGAGGCGTGGGTCAGATGACTTGTTGGCGGGAGATCATCAACTTGGGAAGGTGTAAAGTGCTGACAGATCGAGAGCGCTCCATGATGACATCTCATAACTCTCACTGTCATGATGCGAAGCATGATACTAAACAGCTAGCTTGATGCGAACACAAGATGTGCAGAGAACACGAAGTACAAAATCCCGTCATCTAAAGACACTTTAGCCAAAACCACAAGTGGTCCCCGTTGATATTTAACACTAGTATGTTTATTGCAAGGAAACCGCAGGGCAATATTTCTTGTTTGCTCTTCCTCCACTTATTCAAAACCGGTTAATTtccactgttgaacacaaaggaagatatactgaagaatggcgggggaaaaaaacaaccattgacctccatagtagccTATTAGGTGTTttaactatggatgtcaatagcccctttcactcagtgataccggtaattatatggaaaatttccggattgactttaccggtaaatttaaaaaagcgctgtttttaagaggcgaggacgttacggaatttttccggaaaagagcattcacacatccattccaaaataccggtaaattctgacatcattaacctgaaatgagctctaaatggctgcgcttgcatttgtaaacatttgactacatcacaaactctgtggatggatcagtattgtgaacaacttcgatgaaaacatatagagaaacactttcgcatgtcgagatgtacatgatatatgtgtgtgtgctggcgctcatgggctgtttcatgggcacacgcaaagcttgaaggtaaacaaaccacggcttatcataagcatcttatcgataattaattacacggttggcattaagatgaacatataaataaacgttatctgactaatttctagcagctaaatgtaaAGGCTTAtattctcataaaccgtgcggacgtgaatgcgtctgactgttctgattggctaaagcaggcgtCTCACATCTGCACGTTTtagacgcgctctttccggcaatcttccttttgcgttcacacagcgcagcattccagtaaattaccagtaatgttacaacttctctttccagaaaatagccagaacgaatttaccggtatcttcaaaaaaggcctgttcacacatacacaccttccCGGAAAATTGcaggtaattttccggaaaggtgtgtatttgtgaaaggggctattggctgcttttttaacattcttaaatatatattttttttttgttcgacagaagaaagaaattcataaaagtttttaATCACTTGACTTTAGTGTGTGTAAATAATGAGAACATTCTCATTTTATGTATAGCTTacatagttgtgtaagttgcttccttgtcctcatttgtaagtcgctctggataaaagcgtctgctaaatgactaaatgtaaatgtaaataaaatactagTAAAAGCTACAGTATCTTAGATTGTCTTGCAAAAAACACTAAAATGAACTAATTTTACTGActtatgtatttacatttttacaaatgttaAAAAGAATCTCAAATGCACAgaaataatcaattaaataatgGCTAATGATGTCACACATCCCCaatttttggtttggtttttatAGAAAACAGGGTTACACCAAAGATGCTTTAATACAGGGGGgcccaaactcggtcttggagggtcagtgtcctgcataatttagttccaaccccaattaagcaCACCTAAACCAGTTAATCAAGcactttctaggtatactagtaACATCCAGGATAGTGTGTCgaagtaagttggagctaaactatgcaggagtTCAGGCACCCTTTCTTTAATATGTTGTCGGTTTTAGACTGTACAGAACAGCTTTACAATAGAACCCTGAAATTAatttagtatgataaaacttTCCCCACATGATTACGAGCTGAAGATCCAGAATCGGAAGATCCAGAACTGTGACATAATAAAAGTTCCACTGCTTAAGTGTTGTCTCTTATCAGCAATTGCTATGACTTAGACAGTTTTACAACAGTTTCAACAGTCCCGTAAGATGTATTGAAGACCACAACTATCACAATTCCACACTCAGTTTCTGTGTCATCAAAATACGcccttgtttgttgtgaatatgcaccctctagtggtgaaatgTTATACTTTGCATTTAAATGCATGCATCGTATCCATCAGAAGCAAACTTATGTTGTAATGTTTTTGGCAGGAGTGGTTCACGGTTCTGGAGCACTTCCACAGGCTTAACGTTACTGTCACTGACCTTGTGATGGGAAATGTATACACCTTCAGGGTTTTTTCTGAAAACATGGTCGGAAGGAGTGAGACTGCCGCTGTTACAAAGGATGCTGCTCGTATTAAGAAAACAGGTGAGGTCACGatatttttctgttttcattATTGAAAATATTCTGAATTGTTTTGTGGATTGAATTGgtcaattaaaatgatttctgaagactCAAGTGACCATTTAAAATTGGAATCCTTCACAGTAGCAATTTTCAACCTAGATGAGTATATGACATCTTCCATGAGTATTTGAGAAAAAGTAAATGATCTTACAACTAAGAAATCTTGAACAGTACTGTAGTTGTGACTGGACAGGGCAGATAAATACCTCCTATTTGATATTGATGTGCCAATTTGATATGTTTTAGCTGTAAGTAATCTACAAGCGAATTGACTGTTAAAGGAAgttcactcaaaataaaaaatgaaaattacatcACCTTTTCTCTCACATCACACCACATTTCTCACCTCATCTttatagctgcatcccaaatcgcatacttaatgcactattctatgctattttgtagtataaatagtgtaagtagtgtgttaacactaaaaactgtaaaaatatttaaagtgcactttattacccggatgatgcactcattcagccggcaAAATGAAGTGTGTGATGATGGACACTTCAAGCACTcaatgaccgcaggtttgcttacgtagcggaaggggcggcgctatcgggcgcacatgttggataactttatttattttggatggtgaaagcaaaattctcctacaacaGTGATtttagcgcctcctgatggtgaatgcggttatactcacggcaggtattatttgataatgcggtcgtttatttcactgatctgACAACCgccaaacgtcatcagggaaacggtttgaatttccgcttagtaaaaaaacattagtgtgccatttgggacgacactacatacatatactatcctgttgagtgtgtgagtgcataAGTATATAgggcatgagtgcatagtgtatagtgtgctatttgggacgcagcttctctctctctctctctctctctctctctctctctctctctctctctctctctctctcatgcgaTTTTtaatctttatgagtttttttttaagagtttttttttttcttctgttaagaaaaagaagatatttgaagaatTTTGGTTCCTGAGACCCATTAACTTAAATAGTAATGGTACAAAACCAACCCACATTTTCTTCTTTATAACAAGAATTTCTTTCagctaaaaaatttaaatgatcttcttttgtgtccaacggAAGAAAGAACTAAAAATAGGTTTAAACAAGTGTGCTCAAAATGTGAGTAAACGACAGAATTTTCATctctttaatataattaatattaacacATGTTACTAGattaactattcctttaaaacaaGTGGGACAACTTGGTCCGGTGGCCCATATGGACATAACATACTATGTGCTCTTACCATGTGAAGATAAGACTTGGCTCTGGCTTGAGTGCCAATGACACTTTTCATTCCTTATATCAGAGGAACACAGGATCTGCATGACACCACGGATTATACTGTGGTGCTGCGAAACTAACTATTTAGCTACAT
The nucleotide sequence above comes from Danio rerio strain Tuebingen ecotype United States chromosome 23, GRCz12tu, whole genome shotgun sequence. Encoded proteins:
- the mybpha gene encoding myosin binding protein Ha isoform X3, with amino-acid sequence MLNIRVVAVNAGGRSEPVVLPQPIPVREVMDRPRIRMPRALRSKYIRHAGEQINLVIPFSGKPKPVISWTKNGQPLDTKKVNVRNSDKDSILFIRKAERDDSGSYEMSVKVDSFEDKTTLIIQIVDLPGPPVSVKLVDSWGFNAALEWTPPKDNGNTEITGYTVQKADKKTGEWFTVLEHFHRLNVTVTDLVMGNVYTFRVFSENMVGRSETAAVTKDAARIKKTVPAEVVVPLSVGIVYKPLEYKEHDFSEAPKFTAPLKDRAATVGYTAKLLCAVRGSPKPKIEWLKNQMLLGDDPKFRQINNQGVCSLEIRKPSSFDGGVYTCRAKNALGEATVACKLEVKQVTIQEEKDKK
- the mybpha gene encoding myosin binding protein Ha isoform X4, whose protein sequence is MLNIRVVAVNAGGRSEPVVLPQPIPVREVMDRPRIRMPRALRSKYIRHAGEQINLVIPFSGKPKPVISWTKNGQPLDTKKVNVRNSDKDSILFIRKAERDDSGSYEMSVKVDSFEDKTTLIIQIVDLPGPPVSVKLVDSWGFNAALEWTPPKDNGNTEITGYTVQKADKKTGEWFTVLEHFHRLNVTVTDLVMGNVYTFRVFSENMVGRSETAAVTKDAARIKKTGIVYKPLEYKEHDFSEAPKFTAPLKDRAATVGYTAKLLCAVRGSPKPKIEWLKNQMLLGDDPKFRQINNQGVCSLEIRKPSSFDGGVYTCRAKNALGEATVACKLEVKQVTIQEEKDKK